A genome region from Gemmatimonadota bacterium includes the following:
- a CDS encoding ABC transporter permease has product MRRSGRDSDRSWRRLLRWPTRTQAQIARDVDDELRFHLEMREQELRSYGRSADEAAREARARFGDVDAARRALRQTEHRAQRRSQWRDALGALRADISYAVRRTLRAPLFTLTTVATLGVGIGATVALASVMRRMLIAPLPYPGVERLVVVSLASRDGSIRVSMNPTVLEAAREATPSLERIETIAAARKRTVRGGAPATIDVGLVSRGLLQFLHVAPALGRSFAPDEEGTGGAPVAMLAWHTWQRDFGGRASAIGETVTLDGRSYAIIGVMPRLFDPSVFALIPRAELWLPHLPARSDNYLAALGVLRPGATLAQVTRDVAAAKARLGERDPMRSLVPMIDPLLDRAGSETRRVLQVMLAAVLLVLVIGCLNVANLLLARGATRERELSIRTAIGASRGRIMRQLLTESAWLALLGAVAGAVLARALLALARGWRPVSYAAVDDVQLDGTMLALAVLLAACTAVLFGLIPALVNSRGLGGTLHGGARSVGPGRAGQQVRRSLAFLQVAGSVALVVGGVILVQSAWTLSRMRLGYDVAPLLTIQLQRVPGIVDSAAIDARVAPVLERVRAHPGVVAAALADGAPGGFGGCLCEILREGDAPPVASQERFVLTLSVDSAYLQTVGTRLLAGRVMARDTALREVMLTATSARRLWPAGDAVGRRLRLTRTDPLFTVVGVIEDQRSAEGWIPGDSMTVVLPRHGAGDGAVLVVRARGDVATLRAELVRLIEEVSPTVRVAEATSLAHDVAEGRAPQRFARILLVAFACCALLLATLGLYGVLSFGVAQRTREIGVRMALGASRSAIVRLVMSEGMLITIAGCLVGGAVAWSGRGLLLAMRTGASASDDVWGMAIAVSLVAVASAAAMWVPTRRALRVDPATAVGAEV; this is encoded by the coding sequence ATGCGACGAAGCGGACGCGACTCGGACCGCAGCTGGCGCCGTCTCCTGCGCTGGCCCACGCGCACGCAGGCGCAGATCGCGCGCGACGTGGACGACGAGCTGCGCTTCCACCTCGAAATGCGCGAACAGGAACTGCGATCGTATGGGCGCAGCGCCGACGAAGCGGCGCGCGAGGCCCGCGCGCGGTTCGGTGACGTCGACGCGGCCCGCCGCGCGCTGCGCCAGACGGAGCATCGCGCGCAGCGCCGGTCGCAATGGCGCGACGCGCTGGGGGCGCTGCGGGCGGACATCTCGTACGCCGTGCGTCGCACGCTGCGCGCCCCGCTCTTCACGCTCACCACCGTCGCCACCCTCGGCGTTGGCATCGGGGCCACGGTGGCCCTCGCGAGCGTGATGCGACGGATGCTCATCGCTCCGCTCCCATATCCGGGCGTGGAGCGGCTCGTCGTCGTGAGCCTTGCCTCGCGCGATGGCTCGATTCGCGTCTCGATGAACCCCACCGTGCTCGAGGCGGCGCGCGAGGCAACGCCGTCGCTCGAACGCATCGAGACGATCGCCGCGGCGCGCAAGCGCACGGTGCGCGGAGGCGCTCCGGCGACGATCGACGTGGGGTTGGTGTCGCGAGGGCTGCTGCAGTTCCTGCACGTCGCGCCGGCGCTCGGACGGAGCTTTGCGCCTGACGAGGAAGGCACGGGCGGGGCCCCCGTCGCGATGCTTGCCTGGCACACCTGGCAGCGCGACTTCGGCGGGCGCGCGTCGGCCATTGGCGAGACGGTCACGCTCGACGGGCGCAGCTACGCCATCATCGGCGTGATGCCGCGCCTCTTCGATCCCTCGGTCTTCGCGCTTATCCCGCGTGCCGAGCTCTGGCTCCCGCACCTCCCGGCGCGCAGTGACAACTACCTCGCAGCCCTCGGCGTCCTGCGCCCCGGGGCGACGCTGGCGCAGGTCACGCGCGATGTCGCCGCCGCCAAGGCGCGCCTGGGTGAACGCGACCCCATGCGCTCGCTCGTCCCCATGATCGACCCGCTGCTCGATCGCGCCGGATCGGAGACACGGCGCGTGTTGCAGGTGATGCTGGCTGCCGTCCTCCTGGTGCTGGTGATCGGGTGCCTGAACGTCGCCAATCTGCTGTTGGCGCGCGGTGCGACGCGTGAGCGCGAGCTCTCCATTCGCACGGCGATCGGGGCGTCACGCGGGCGCATCATGCGACAGCTTCTCACCGAAAGCGCCTGGTTGGCGCTGCTCGGTGCCGTCGCGGGGGCTGTCCTCGCGCGGGCCTTGCTCGCGCTGGCGCGCGGATGGCGCCCGGTGTCGTACGCGGCGGTCGACGACGTCCAGCTGGACGGGACGATGCTGGCATTGGCGGTACTGCTCGCCGCGTGCACCGCCGTCCTGTTCGGGCTCATTCCGGCGCTGGTGAACAGCCGCGGACTGGGGGGGACGCTGCACGGAGGCGCCCGCAGTGTGGGGCCGGGGCGCGCCGGCCAGCAGGTGCGTCGTTCGCTGGCCTTCCTGCAGGTCGCCGGATCGGTGGCGCTGGTGGTGGGTGGCGTCATCCTCGTGCAGTCGGCATGGACGCTGTCGCGCATGCGATTGGGCTACGACGTTGCGCCGCTGCTCACTATCCAGCTGCAACGCGTACCGGGTATCGTCGACAGCGCTGCCATCGACGCACGCGTGGCGCCGGTGCTAGAGCGCGTGCGTGCGCATCCCGGTGTCGTGGCCGCGGCCCTGGCCGACGGCGCCCCTGGGGGGTTCGGCGGCTGCCTCTGCGAGATCCTCCGTGAGGGCGACGCGCCACCGGTGGCGTCACAGGAACGCTTCGTGCTCACGCTGTCGGTCGACTCGGCCTACCTGCAGACCGTGGGGACGCGCCTCCTGGCCGGGCGTGTCATGGCGCGCGACACCGCGCTGCGCGAGGTGATGCTCACCGCCACGAGCGCCCGCCGCCTCTGGCCCGCCGGGGACGCTGTCGGCCGTCGGCTCCGCCTGACGCGGACCGATCCCCTGTTCACCGTCGTTGGGGTCATCGAGGACCAGCGATCGGCGGAGGGATGGATTCCCGGCGACAGCATGACGGTGGTGCTCCCGCGACATGGCGCGGGCGACGGCGCCGTGCTCGTGGTGCGTGCGCGGGGTGACGTGGCCACGCTGCGCGCCGAGCTGGTGCGACTCATCGAGGAGGTGTCGCCCACGGTGCGGGTCGCGGAGGCGACGTCGCTGGCCCACGACGTGGCCGAGGGGCGCGCGCCGCAGCGATTCGCGCGCATCCTCCTCGTGGCCTTCGCCTGTTGCGCCTTGCTCCTGGCGACACTCGGGTTGTACGGCGTGCTGTCGTTCGGCGTGGCGCAGCGCACGCGCGAGATCGGGGTGCGAATGGCCCTTGGCGCGAGCCGATCGGCGATCGTGCGCCTCGTGATGTCGGAGGGGATGCTGATCACGATCGCCGGCTGCCTGGTCGGGGGGGCGGTGGCGTGGAGCGGGCGCGGGCTCCTGCTCGCGATGCGCACGGGGGCCAGCGCGTCCGACGACGTGTGGGGGATGGCGATCGCCGTGTCGCTGGTCGCCGTGGCATCGGCGGCGGCGATGTGGGTTCCGACGCGGCGCGCGCTGCGGGTCGATCCGGCGACGGCGGTCGGGGCCGAGGTGTGA
- a CDS encoding PadR family transcriptional regulator — protein sequence MPRSPNELLHGTLDVLILKSLVLGPLHGYEISRRIESRSRDTFSIEDAALYKALYRLESAGAVEAEWGVSESNRRAKFYRLTPAGRRQLAAEVRTFRAYAEAVLRILDATEGV from the coding sequence ATGCCACGATCGCCAAACGAACTCCTCCACGGCACGCTCGACGTGCTCATCCTCAAGTCGCTCGTCCTCGGTCCCCTGCACGGATACGAGATCTCGCGGCGCATCGAGTCGCGCTCGCGCGACACGTTCAGCATCGAGGATGCCGCGCTCTACAAGGCGCTCTATCGCCTTGAGTCGGCGGGGGCGGTGGAGGCGGAGTGGGGGGTCTCCGAGTCCAACCGGCGCGCCAAGTTCTACCGCCTCACCCCCGCCGGACGACGCCAGCTGGCGGCCGAGGTGCGCACCTTCCGCGCCTACGCCGAGGCGGTGCTGCGCATCCTCGACGCGACCGAAGGGGTGTGA
- a CDS encoding acyl-CoA dehydrogenase family protein, whose product MTASAPTDSRPHLASPDENPSFIKGLFLGEIREEMVFPFPTLSADEKESLDAILDAFRSFAKDHIDMKKHDHDGRFPDAMREGFHALGLMGLNIPEAYGGFGASATVFNRVFGEIGATDPALAVYFGAHQSIGCKGITLFGTEEQKQQYLPRCASGELVAAFCLTEPGSGSDAQAMKCSATPSADGSEYLLNGTKIWISNAGYAGLFTVFAKVPIVVDGKPKERVTAFIVERDTPGVSLGKLEEKMGIKASDTRSVIFDNVRVPVANRLGDVGQGFKIALEILNSGRLGLAAGSARGTRQIMNEAIAYAKQREQFGRPIASFEMLRRKIALAAAECYAADAAWFLTAGMVDRGGVDFSLETAACKVYNSEMAYRASNEGLQIAGGMGYSKEFPFEQSVRDSRIMLIFEGTNEILRALIALMGLQQPGERLKALGKALQDPINGFGAISSYLAGRARSTLNKPDFTKVHPAFEDEAELVASQIHALRARSSLPSASTARRSSSANTCRSACQRRHRPLPEHRRPLARDLGAGSGRRRRDARGQRGGLRARLHTYGLSTHAPRPQGAPHQSGRPTRHHCRARRRRRRPGTARTNGSLGRRVMETMGRGGAGDGGHDIPRGASTPADRVDWSPLWIALVYAALGILWIVWSDAVVLAIVLDQEALTRLQTYKGCFYVVASAVLIYVLVRRRLNALSAAVAGERRAARERERLVTILEATTDLVSIITPDARLQYLNAAGRRLLGIAPDEPLERFNSAQFLAPSELHRQHDVRALTAGVGVLELERELQRVDGSTVQVSQVLLVHKDATGRVEFISTIARDISGQRRQEQALRQAQKMEAVGRLAGGVAHDFNNLLTVILNCGESLAQSLPASDERREEAIEIVHLPARRPPHAPAPGLLATAGHGGAHHRRQRGRARPARHAAAPGGRQRADRRPPQRRDAQHRRRPKPARTGPRQPRRERARCHAARRHCHHPHLGGTGRRSAHGRPRGARLGDRNG is encoded by the coding sequence ATGACCGCTTCCGCCCCGACCGACTCGCGCCCCCACCTCGCCTCCCCCGACGAGAACCCCTCATTCATCAAGGGGCTCTTCCTCGGCGAGATCCGCGAGGAGATGGTCTTCCCCTTCCCGACGCTCTCCGCCGACGAGAAGGAATCGCTCGACGCGATCCTCGATGCCTTTCGCTCCTTCGCGAAAGACCACATCGACATGAAGAAGCACGACCACGACGGTCGCTTCCCGGATGCGATGCGCGAAGGGTTCCACGCGTTAGGGCTGATGGGGCTCAACATCCCGGAGGCCTACGGCGGCTTCGGCGCCTCGGCCACGGTCTTCAACCGCGTGTTCGGCGAGATCGGCGCCACCGATCCGGCGCTCGCCGTCTATTTCGGCGCCCACCAGTCCATCGGCTGCAAGGGGATCACCCTCTTCGGCACCGAGGAGCAGAAGCAGCAGTACCTCCCGCGCTGCGCCTCGGGCGAGCTGGTCGCGGCCTTCTGCCTCACCGAGCCGGGCTCGGGTTCCGACGCGCAGGCGATGAAGTGCTCGGCGACCCCCTCGGCCGATGGCAGCGAGTACCTCCTCAACGGGACGAAGATCTGGATCTCCAACGCGGGCTACGCCGGACTCTTCACCGTCTTCGCCAAGGTCCCGATCGTCGTGGACGGGAAGCCGAAGGAGCGCGTGACCGCCTTCATCGTCGAGCGCGACACCCCCGGCGTCTCGCTCGGCAAGCTCGAGGAGAAGATGGGGATCAAGGCGTCGGACACGCGCTCGGTCATCTTCGACAACGTGCGCGTTCCGGTTGCCAACCGTTTGGGCGACGTGGGGCAGGGCTTCAAGATCGCCCTCGAGATCCTCAACTCCGGGCGCCTCGGCCTCGCCGCCGGCTCGGCGCGCGGGACGCGCCAGATCATGAACGAGGCGATCGCCTACGCCAAGCAGCGCGAACAGTTCGGGCGCCCCATCGCCTCGTTCGAGATGCTGCGCCGCAAGATCGCCCTGGCCGCCGCCGAGTGTTATGCCGCCGACGCCGCGTGGTTTCTCACGGCGGGGATGGTGGACCGCGGTGGCGTCGACTTCTCGCTCGAGACCGCCGCCTGCAAGGTCTACAATTCCGAGATGGCCTACCGCGCCTCCAACGAAGGGTTGCAGATTGCCGGCGGGATGGGCTACTCCAAGGAGTTCCCCTTCGAGCAGAGCGTGCGCGACTCACGCATCATGCTCATCTTCGAGGGGACCAACGAGATCCTCCGTGCCCTCATCGCCCTCATGGGGTTGCAGCAGCCGGGCGAGCGCCTCAAGGCGCTGGGCAAGGCGCTGCAGGACCCCATCAATGGCTTCGGAGCCATCTCGTCGTACCTCGCCGGGCGCGCGCGGAGCACACTCAACAAGCCCGACTTCACGAAGGTGCACCCCGCCTTCGAGGATGAAGCCGAGCTCGTCGCCTCGCAGATCCACGCCCTGCGCGCGCGGTCGAGTCTGCCCTCCGCAAGCACGGCAAGGCGATCATCGAGCGCCAATACGTGCAGGAGCGCCTGCCAACGCCGCCATCGACCTCTACCTGAGCATCGCCGCCCTCTCGCGCGTGACCTCGGAGCTGGAAGCGGTCGACGGAGACGTGACGCGCGTGGCCAACGAGGTGGATTGCGCGCGCGTCTTCATACATATGGCCTATCGACGCACGCGCCGCGCCCTCAAGGCGCTCCGCATCAATCAGGACGCCCGACTCGACACCATTGCCGCGCGCGCCGTCGACGCCGTCGACCTGGCACCGCTCGCACCAACGGATCGTTAGGCCGGCGGGTCATGGAAACCATGGGGCGGGGCGGGGCGGGCGACGGCGGACACGACATTCCCCGCGGGGCATCAACACCGGCCGATCGTGTCGATTGGTCGCCGCTGTGGATCGCACTGGTCTACGCCGCGCTCGGGATCCTCTGGATCGTCTGGTCCGACGCCGTCGTCCTGGCCATAGTGCTGGACCAGGAGGCTCTCACACGACTCCAGACGTACAAGGGATGTTTCTACGTCGTCGCCAGCGCCGTGCTCATCTATGTCCTTGTCCGGCGGCGATTGAACGCGCTGAGCGCCGCCGTCGCCGGGGAGCGCCGCGCCGCCCGCGAGCGTGAACGACTCGTCACCATCCTCGAGGCCACGACCGACCTCGTCTCGATCATCACCCCCGACGCCAGGTTGCAGTACCTCAACGCCGCAGGGCGACGCCTCCTCGGCATCGCCCCCGACGAGCCGCTGGAGCGCTTCAACTCGGCGCAGTTCCTCGCGCCCTCCGAGCTGCATCGCCAGCACGACGTGCGCGCGCTCACCGCGGGGGTCGGCGTCCTCGAGCTCGAGCGCGAACTGCAGCGCGTGGACGGGAGCACGGTGCAGGTCTCCCAGGTCCTGCTCGTGCACAAGGACGCGACGGGACGCGTCGAGTTCATCTCGACCATCGCCCGCGACATCAGCGGCCAGCGCCGGCAGGAGCAGGCCCTCCGTCAGGCGCAAAAGATGGAAGCCGTCGGGCGCCTGGCGGGGGGCGTCGCCCACGACTTCAACAACCTGCTCACCGTCATCCTCAACTGCGGCGAATCGCTGGCGCAGTCGCTCCCGGCCAGCGACGAACGGCGCGAGGAGGCGATCGAGATCGTCCACCTCCCAGCGCGCCGCCCGCCTCACGCGCCAGCTCCTGGCCTTCTCGCGACAGCAGGTCATGGAGGCGCGCACCATCGACGTCAACGCGGTCGTGCGCGACCTGCTCGTCATGCTGCGGCGCCTGGTGGGCGACAACGTGCAGATCGTCGACCGCCTCAGCGACGCGACGCCCAGCATCGTCGTCGACCCAAACCAGCTCGAACAGGTCCTCGTCAACCTCGTCGTGAACGCGCGCGATGCCATGCCGCGCGGCGGCATTGTCACCATCCGCACCTCGGAGGCACGGGTCGGCGATCGGCACATGGCCGTCCTCGAGGTGCGCGACTCGGGGATCGGAATGGATGA